aattgggttgaggtcgagtgattgtggaggccaggtcaattgatagcccttacacagccaggaggtgtgttttggacattatcctgttgaaaaacaaatgatagtcccaccaagcgcaaactagatgggatggcttatcgctgcagaatgctgtggtagccatgctggttaagtgtgccttgaattctaaataaatcactggcagtgtcaccagcaaaccaccatcacacctcctcctctatggttCATGGAGGGAACCACACATGACGAGATcacccgttcacctactctgcgtttcacaaagacacggcggttggaaccaaaaatctcaaatttgtctcatcagaccaaaggacagatttccaccggtctaatgtccattgctcgtgtttcttggcccaagcaaggctcttcttattattggtgtcctttagtagtggtttctttgcagcgattcgaccatgaaggcctgattcacgcaatctcctctgaacagttgatgttgagatgtgtctgttacttgatctctgtgaagcatttatttgggctgcaatctgaggtgcagttaactctaatgaacttatcctttgcagcagaggtaactctgggtcttcccttcctgtggcggtcctcacgagagccagttacatcatagagcttggtggtttttgcgactgcacttggagaaacattcaaagttcttgacattttcccagattgactgaccttcatgtcttaaagtaatgatggactgtcgtttctctttgcttatttgagctgttcttaccataaaatggacttggtcttttgccaaatagggctatcttctgtataccacccttaccttgtcacaacacaattgattggctcaaacgcattaaggaaagaaatttcacagattaacaaggcacaactgttatttgaaatgcattccaggtgaatacctcatgaagctggctgaggAGAATCCAAGCGTGTGCAAATCTGTTCAAACGCATCAAGAAGGaaataaatgtacttttaacaaagcacacctgttaattgaaatgcattccaggtgatttaTCCAGAACCAATtccagtccccaaatccagaactaaTTCAAGAAAAGcgcacagtattatatagagccatgggcgggttggagcgagcggtcgcatcggcacttcgctccgcaggtagtataactttttcattacatttcattatagcacaacggtttgttttgtctaatcttagcaatttcttcttagctagctacatagccgtctttgtatcaaagataattgcgtaattatcgtatttcgccgtcctaacgtagtcttcactagccagctagctaacgtccaccgattagctgcactggagaaactattacactcaactgaacgacttgattagtgtagtgttagctagctacatagctgtctttgctgtctaagaccacacactctaaactacacgtTCCGTTGAGTgttcgctctcatccaacacctcccacactgcccctactcggatggtatcgcgccgtcccaaccttcgctctctctcccccgctactctctcctcttccatcctatcatctcttccctctgctcaaaccttctccaacctatctcctgattctgcctcctcaaccctcctctcctccctctctgcatcctttgactctctatgtcccctatcctccaggccggctcggtcctcccctcccgctccgtggctcgatgactcattgcgagctcacagaacagggctccgggcagccgaacGGAAATGgcggaaaactcgcctccctgcggacctggcatcctttcactccctcctctctacattttcctcctctgtctctgctgctaaagccactttctaccactctaaattccaagcatctgcctccaaccctaggaagctctttgccaccttctcctccctcctgtatcctcctccctccccctcctccctctctgcagatgacttcgtcaaccattttgaaaagaaggtcgacgacatccgatcctcgtttgctaagtcaaacgacaccgctggttctgctcacactgccctaccctgtgctctgacctctttctcccctctctctccagatgaaatctcgcatcttgtgacggccggccgcccaacaacctgcccgcttgacatttacattacatttaagtcatttaccagacgctcttatccagagcgacttacaaattggtgcattcaccttatgacatccagtgggacagtcacttaacaatagtgcatctaaaacttaggggggggggtgagagggattacttatcctatcctaggtattccttaaagaggtggggtttcaggtgtctccggaaggtggtgattgactccgctgtcctggcgtcgtgagggagtttgttccaccattggggggccagggcagcgaacagttttgactgggctgagcgggagctgtacttcctcagtggtagggaggcgagcaggccagaggtggatgaacgcagtgcccttgtttgggtgtagggcctgatcagagcctggaggtactgaggtgccgttcccctcccctcctctcttctccagaccatttccggagaccttctcccttacctcacctcgctcatcaactcatccctgaccgctggctacgtcccttccgtcttcaagagagcgagagttgcaccccttctgaaaaaacctacactcgatccctccgatgtcaacaattacagaccagtatcccttctttcttttctctccaaaactcttgaacgtgccgtccttggccagctctcccgctatctctctctgaatgaccttcttgatccaaatcagtcaggtttcaagactagtcattcaactgagactgctctcctctgtatcacggaggcgctccgcactgctaaagctaactctcctctgctctcatccttctagatctatcggctgccttcgatactgtgaaccatcagatcctcctctccaccctctccgagttgggcatctccggcgcggcccacgcttggattgcgtcctacctgacaggtcgctcctaccaggtggcgtggcgagaatctgtctcctcaccacgcgctctcaccactggtgtcccccagggctctgttctaggccctctcctattctcgctatacaccaagtcacttggctctgtcataacctcacatggtctctcctatcattgctatgcagacgacacacaaataatcttctcctttcccccttctgatgaccaggtggcgaatcgcatctctgcatgtctggcagacatatcagtgtggatgacggatcaccacctcaagctgaacctcggcaagacggagctgctcttcctcccggggaaggactgcccgttccatgatctcgccatcacggttgacaactccattgtgtcctcctcccagagcgctaagaaccttggcgtgatcctggacaacaccctgccgttctcaaccaacatcaaggcggtggcccgttcctgtaggttcatgctctacaacatccgcagagtacaaccctgcctcacacaggaagcggcgcaggtcctaatccaggcacttgtcatctcccgtctggattactgcaactcgctgttggctgggctccctgcctgtgccattaaaccccttcaactcatccagaacgccgcagcccgtctggtgttcaaccttcccaagttctctcacgtcaccccgctcctccgttctctccactggcttccagttgaagctcgcatccgctacaagaccatggtgcttgcctacggagctgtgaggggaacggcacctcagtacctccaggctctgatcaggccctacacccaaacaagggcactgcgttcatccacctctggcctgctcgcctccctaccactgaggaagtacagctcccgctcagcccagtcaaaactgttcgctgctctggcccccaatggtggaacaaactccctcacgacgccaggacagcggagtcaatcaccaccttccggagacacctgaaaccccacctctttaaggaatacctaggataggataagtaatccctctcaccccccttcaagatttagatgcactattgtaaagtgactgttccactggatgtcataaggtgaatgcaccaatttgtaagtcgctctggataagagcgtctgctaaatgacttaaatgtaaatgtaatgctatTGCAGGGAACTCCGTTCCATCtaatattgctcaaataaacaacaAACCTGGTttttaaaaacagataaagcaacagcTCACAGCctctcccttatttgacctaTTAGATAGTttgtatgtactgatatgtaaGCTATGTgtgcctttttttaaatgtatgtagttctgtccttgagctgttcttgtctaatgatgttctgtattacgtcattatgtttcatgttttgtgtggaccccaggaacagtagctgctgcttttgcaacagctaatgaggatcctaataaaataccaatacctcatgaaactggttgagagaatgccaagagtgtgcaaagctgtcgtcaaggcaaagggtggctatttgaagaatctcaaatatatttgtacttgtttaacacttttttggttactacatgattctatatgtgttatttcatagttttgctgtcttcgctattattctacaatgtagaaaatagtaaaaaataaagaaaacccctgaatgagtaggtgctcCAAATGTTTGACGGGTACTGTATATACAAGTTACATTCAAGTTTATCATGTGTTGTTGATAAACTCACTTGCTCATTCCATGATGAATTTACGCAACTCTAACACTCTGTACTCCCCAGACCTCAGGTCCTGAGAGGTCGTTGCCGGAGAGACAGAAGCAGCACATGGCTCGTGGCTTGCCCAAACAAAAGCCCATTGCTGGAGTGAAACAAGTTATTGTGGTGGCCTCAGGGAAGGGGGGTGTTGGGAAATCAACCACTGCAGGTAAGCAGGTTCTTATCGGGCTCTCTGTGCTGCTCATTCATGAAACATTTGCACAAATGTGTACAATTTGCATACATTTCAACAGACAGTGGTTTGGCCTGATCTTTCTGTCTttatgaaatatatatttttatacagtGTAGTCATTTGCTAGCCTACAACCTTTTTCCTCCCCTCAACAGTGAATTTGGCCCTTGGACTCACAGCTAATGATCCAGTAAGGAAAGCACCATTATTAATTTGCACATTTTGTCATTACTGTTGCATACCAATTTTTGCCCAACATGGGTATGCAGAACCatgacaatctctctctctctcactacattGTCACTCAGTGTCTCTTCATGTCTCTTTTCTGCACACAGAGTAAAACTGTGGGCATCTTAGACGCTGATGTTTACGGTCCCTCAATTCCTAAGCTGATGAGCCTGAAGGGGAACCCAGAACTAACTGACAGTAGGAGACATCAATCTGCATGTAGTCTAGCCTGAGGAATAACAAGGATGTTTTAGATGTATCCATTCATTACAGAGATCAAACTGAAAAGACAACCTATGTTTTCTTTGTGTTTTCAGACAACCTAATGAGACCACTTATGAATTTTGGGATTCCTTGGTGAGTAAATGTATCTCCAATTGCCAGTGACAGGGGAGGTAAGCAAACAAATAAACCATTGAGTCATTGACTGTCATGTCCATCTCTCATCCTTCTGTCCTCAGTATGTCCATGGGGTTTCTGGTAGAGGATATTGCACCCATTGTCTGGAGGGGCCTGATGGTGATGTCAGCTATAGAGAAGCTACTTAGACAGGTGGGAGAGACTGATCGTTCATGTACACTGACCTCCAAAGGCAAAGTGCGGTAACTACGAATTTGGTTCAAAATCTTTGGTCTGTTGTAATGGCCTTGTGTATATATAAGTAGTAAGGCCCGAGGTGGTGTGGTATATTTCCAATattccacggctaagggctgttcttaagcacagtgcaatgcagagtgcctggacacagcccttagccgtggtatattgggcatataccacaaactccctaggtgtcttattgctattataaactggttacaaacTTAATTATAGCAGTAAAAGtatatgttttgtcatacctgtggtataaggtctgatataccgtgtctgtcagccaatcagcattcagggcttgatcCACAAATTTATTATCTCATTAACGTGTTTTTTTGTTTTCTGAGACAAGAACAAGCCAGTCGATCAGAATATATCATAAAGTACCAGAATTTAAACAGAAAGACGTTGAAGTGAGATTTTGCAGTAAACATTTGTTGTTAATGCACTTTGCTTTTGTAGGACAGTACAGTAATCCGTGTTAGTTtttatactatatactacatgTCATTTTTTTGTTACCTATGCAGGTAGATTGGGGACTGCTGGACTACCTGGTTATTGACATGCCACCTGGGACTGGAGATGTTCAGTTATCAATCACTCAGAACGTCCCAATAGCAGGGGCAGTGATCGTGTCCACTCCTCAGGATATTGCCTTGCTGGATGCACGCAGAGGTGCAGAAATGTTCAGAAAGGTCAATGTACCGGTAAGAGCTTTGGATGCTAAATGCCCCTTTATTCTTACTTCAATTCTTTTCAAATGACCTTGGTAAGGACAAAATACACATTTGTGAGATGTTTATCTAtgcacactgaacaaaaaaataaatgcaacatgcaacaatttcaaagattttactgagttacagttcatataaggaaatcagtcaattgaaataaatccattaggccctaatctatggatttcacatgacctaGGAATACAGATTTCAGTCAAGCTTGAAATCTCCAttgctaactataacattttccaccaagatagaactgccaaagggggcggtgttgcaatctactgcaaagatagcctgcagagttctgtattactatccaagtctgtacccaaacaattcgagcttctacttctaaaaattcacctttccagaaacaagtctctcactgttgccgcttgctatagacctccctctgcccccagctgtgccctcgataccataccttccggagacacctgaaaccccacctctttaaggaatacctaggataggttaagtaatccctctcaccccaccccccctaagttttagatgcactattgttaagtgactgtcccactggatgtcataaggtgaatgcaccaatttgtaagtcgctctggataagagcgtctgctaaatgacttaaatgtaaatgtaatatgtgaattgattgccccccatctatcttctgagctcgtgctactaggtgacctaaactgggacatgcttaacaccccggccatcctacaatccaagattgatgccctcaatctcacacaaattatcgatgaacctaccaggtacaactccaaatccatgaacatgggcaccctcatagatgtcatcctaactaactcgccctccaaatacacctctgctgttttcaatcaagatctcagcaatcactgcctcattgcctgcatccgtaatgggtctgcaaccaaacgaccacccctcatcactgtcaaacgctccataAAACTGCGagtaggcctttctaattgacctggccggggtatcctggaatgacattgacctcatcccgtcagtagatgatgcctggctattcttttaaatgtgccttcctcaccatcttaaataagcatgccccataaAAAAatgaactaggaatagatatagtccttggttcactccagacctgtctttccttgaccagcacaaaaacatcctgtggcgttctgcattagcatcaaataacccccgtgatatgcaacttttcagggaagttaggaacaaatatacacaggcagttaggaaagctaaggctagctttttcaaacagaaatttgcatcctgtagtactaactcaaaaatgttctgggacactgtaaagtccatggagaataagagcacctcctcccagctgcccactgctctgaggttaggaaacactatagtgataaatccactataattgagaatttcaataagcatttctctacggctggccatgctttccacctggctaccccttccccggtcaactgccagcaccctccacagcaacccgccaaagccctcACCATTTCTGCTTTACCCAattccagatagctgatgttctgaaagagctgcaaaatctggacccctacaaatcaaccgggctagacaatctggaccctctctttctaaaattatctgccgaaattgttgcaacccctattactagccttttcaacctctctttcgtatcgtctgagattcccaatgattggaaagctgccgcggtcatccccctcttcaaagggggtgacactctagacccaaactgctacagacctatatctatcctaccctgtctttctaaggtcttcgaaagccaagttaacagattaccgaccattttgaatcccaccgtaccttctccactatgcaatctggtttcagaactggtcatgggtgcatctcagccacgctcaaggtcctaaccgacatcataaccgccatcgataaaagacattactgtgcagccgtattcatcgacctggcgaaggcttttgactctgtcaatcaccacattcttattggcagactcgacagccttggtttctcaaatgattgcctcacatggtttaccaactacttctctgatagagttcagtgtgtcaaatcggagggcctgttgtccggacctctggcagtctctatggggctgccacagggttcaatcctcgggccgactctcttctctgtatacaatGATGTTgcttttgctgctggtgattctttggtacacctctacgcagacgacaccattctgtatacttctggcccctctttggacactgtgttaactaacctctagacgagcttcaatgccatacaactctccttccgtggcctccaactgctcttaaacgaaggggaaactaaatgcatgctattcaaccctGCCCTctcctgctcgcccgtccagcatcattactctggacggctctgacttagaatacgtggataactacaaatacctaggtgtctggttagactgtaaactctccttccagactcacattaagcatctccaatccaaaattaaatctagaattggcttcctatatcgcaacaaagcatccttcactcatgctgccaaacataccctcgtaaaactgaccatcctaccgatcctcgacttcggtgatgtcatctataaaatagcctccaacactctattcaacaaactggatgcagtctatcacagtgccatccgtttttcaccaaagtcccatacactatccaccattgcgacctgtacgctctcgttggttggccctcgcttcatactcgtcgccaaacccactggctacaggttatctacaagtctctactaggtaaagccccgtcttatctcagctcactggtcaccatagcagcacccactcgtagcaggcactccagcaggtatatctcactggtcatccccaaagccaatttctcctttggtcgtctttccttccagttctctgctgccaatgactggaacgaactacaataatctctgaagttggagactcatatctccctcactagctttaagcgccagctgtcagagcagctcacagatcactgcacctgtacatagcccatatgtaaacagcccatctatctacctacctcatccccatacagtatttatttatttatcttgctcctttgcaccccagtatctctacttgcacattcatcttctgcacatctaccattccagtgtttcaattgctatattgtaattacttcgccaccacggCCTacttattgccttaactcccttatcttacctcactgtacatagacattttgttttcttttgttccgctgtattattgactatgttttgtttattccatgtgtaactctgtgttgttgtatgtgtcgaattgctatgctttatcttggccaggtcgcagttgcaaatgagaacttgttctcaactagcctgcctggttaaataaaggtcaaataaaatacatttaaaaaaaactgcatcTGTTGGTAACAGATAACTTAAAAAATAGGTAGGGGCGtgggtcagaaaaccagtccgtatctggtgtgaccaccatttgtctcatgcagcgtgacacatctgcttcacatagagttgataaGGCTGTggactgtggaatgttgtcccactcctcttcaatggctgtgtgaagtggCTGGATAtttgcgggaactggaacacgctctCATATACGTCGATCCagaacatcccaaacatgctcaatgggtgacatgtctggtgactatataggccatggaagaactgggacattttcagcttccaggaattgtgatcagatctttgcgacatggggccatgcattatcattaTGAGGTGATTGCGGCAGGATCAATGGCACGAcagtgggcctcaggatctcgtcacggtatctttgtgaattcaaattgccatcgattaaaatgcaattgtgttcgttgttcaTAGCTTACGCATgccaataccataaccccacctccaccatgcgGCACTCACGGTGGCATCACCAAATGTTGACATCCGCAAACCGCTCGCCTACACAACACCATACaggctgtctgccatctgcctggtgcAGTTGACACCAGGAgtaatccgtgaagagcacacttctccagcgtgccagtggccattgaaggtgagcatttgccaactgaagtcggttacgacgccgagttgcaatcaggtcaagaccctggtgaggaaaACGAGCATGCATattagcttccctgagatggtgtcacgccctgaccacagaGAGCCCtcggggttctctatggtgtaataggtcagagcgtgactaggggtgttttatagttattatagttctatgttggtgtgtgagcatggttcccaattggaggcagctgatatatcgttgcctctaattggggatcatacttagtgtgtCCCTTTTCCCACCTGCGTTGTGGGATATTGATTTTATATAGTGCCTATGTGCGCTACGTATTTGCACGTTTGTTAATTCTTTGCTGTTTTTTGGAAGTTTCACTTttaaaaatatgtggaactctactcacgctgtgccttggtccacTTATTTATCATGACAGATCGTGACAGATGGTTTCTGAAGGttttgcagaaattcttcagttgtgcaaacccacagtttcatcagccgtCCGGGTGGCTCGTCTCAGATCATCCCACAGGAAAAGAAGCCAGATGTTGAGtacctgggctggcatggttacacatgttCTGCAGTTTTGAGGCCCGGTTGGAtctactgctaaattctctaaaatgacgttggaggtggcttatggtagagaaatgaacatgaaatgaacagctctggtggatattcctgcagccagcctgccaattgcatgctccctcaaaacttgagacatcggtggcgttgtgtgacaaaactgcacattttagagtggccagcacaaggtgcacctgtgtaatgatcatgctgtttcatcTGCTtcttgtcaggtggatgtattatcctggccaaggagaaatgctcactaacagggagaaatacactttttgtgcatatggaaaatgtctgggatcttttatttcagctcatgaaacgtaggaccaacactacatgttgcatttaaaaaaatatatatgtgtatatttatatatatgtcaCATCTCATAGGTCCTGGGCATAGTCCAGAATATGAGCGTGTTTCAGTGCCCCAAGTGTAACCACCAGACCCACATCTTTGGGGCAGATGGAGCAAGGACCCTTGCTGATACTCTGGGAGTACAAGTATTGGGTAAGATCCATTTCAAACATAAATCATTACAGATTTCATTATTTCTCTCAATCTCAGATCTAATAGAAtgatagtatagtgtagagactgatgtctctccctcctctgtctaggAGACATTCCTCTACACCTGAGCATCAGAGAGATGTCAGACAGAGGCCAGCCTGTAGTGGTGTCCTCACCTGACAGCCCTGAGGTTGGTATGCTGCTTGGATGACAATAGATAGTCAAGATAAATATTGGCAATGTTGGAAAACAAACAGTGTATTCTTCACCATAACATTGTATACATTTTACACTTTTGAGAGTTTGCCATGTTAGTTTTCTACCTGGGTTTGTTTAATATGTCTGCCTATGCCCATTGTTTTAGGCTGAGGCCTACAGAAAGGTGGCGACTGCCGTGGTCCAGCGTCTAGAAGAACTATCTGGTTGAGTTATTGCCCTCCACTGTGTAGGACAACTGGACAACTCGTCATCTACAGGAgattcagtgcattcggaaagtattcagaccccttaactttttccacattttgttactctaaaatggattaaatattttttttccccctcatcaatttacacacactacccataatgacaaagcaaaacaggtttttcattttttttttttttgcaaatgtataaaataaaataaaaatgatataacatttacataagtattcagaccctactcaatactttgttacagcctcaagtctttttcgatcgattacagccttgagtcttcttgggtatgacgctacaagcttgccacacctgtatttggggagtttctcctattcttctctgcagatcccctcaagctctgtcaggttggatggggagcgtcactgcactgctattttcaggtctctccaaagatgttcaagtccgggctctagctgggccactcaaggacattgagagacttgtcccgaagccacacctgtgttgtattggctgtgcgcttagggtcgttgtcctgttggaagatgaaccttcaacccagtctgaggtcctgagcgctctggagcgggttttcatcaaggatctcgctgtacttcgttcatctttccctcgatcctgagaagtctcccagaccctgccgctgaaaaacatacccacagcatgatgcttcatcgtag
This sequence is a window from Oncorhynchus gorbuscha isolate QuinsamMale2020 ecotype Even-year linkage group LG17, OgorEven_v1.0, whole genome shotgun sequence. Protein-coding genes within it:
- the nubpl gene encoding iron-sulfur protein NUBPL; translated protein: MAHCSYSKFSHLLKLTTANLNKPTVLWTGRDVQHAPQSGKYFIRFHKTSGPERSLPERQKQHMARGLPKQKPIAGVKQVIVVASGKGGVGKSTTAVNLALGLTANDPSKTVGILDADVYGPSIPKLMSLKGNPELTDNNLMRPLMNFGIPCMSMGFLVEDIAPIVWRGLMVMSAIEKLLRQVDWGLLDYLVIDMPPGTGDVQLSITQNVPIAGAVIVSTPQDIALLDARRGAEMFRKVNVPVLGIVQNMSVFQCPKCNHQTHIFGADGARTLADTLGVQVLGDIPLHLSIREMSDRGQPVVVSSPDSPEAEAYRKVATAVVQRLEELSG